Within the Pyramidobacter piscolens W5455 genome, the region TCTCATTATTTCGAAAAATCAGGAGTGATGCAAACGATGCAGCAGTTCAGCCCCGTAAAAGAAGGAAAAGTCCGCGAGCTCTACGACCTCGGCGAGAATCTCGTCATGGTCGCCACCGACCGCATCAGCGTCTTCGACGTTATCCTCAAGAACCACGTCGGCGGCAAAGGCGCCGTGCTCACGCAGATGAGCCGCTTCTGGTTCGACTTCACGCGGGACGTCGTCGCCAATCACATGATCACCACCGACAACGAAGCGATGCCGGAGTTTTTCCGCGCCCCCCGCTTCCAGGGCCGCGCCATGCTGTGCAAAAAGCTGAAAATGATCCCCGTCGAGTGCATCGTGCGCGGCTACATCACCGGCAGCGGCTGGAGCAGCTACCAAAAGGACGGCACCGTCTGCGGCGTCCGGCTGCCCGCGGGGCTGCAAGAGTGCCAGAAGCTGCCCGAGCCGATCTTCACGCCCAGCACCAAGGCCGAGATCGGCGATCACGACGAGAACATCGATTTCGACCGGAGCGCGGCGCTGCTCGAAAAAGACTTCCCCGGCCGCGGCGTGGAGTACGCTCGCACGATCCGCGACGGCACGC harbors:
- a CDS encoding phosphoribosylaminoimidazolesuccinocarboxamide synthase, whose protein sequence is MQQFSPVKEGKVRELYDLGENLVMVATDRISVFDVILKNHVGGKGAVLTQMSRFWFDFTRDVVANHMITTDNEAMPEFFRAPRFQGRAMLCKKLKMIPVECIVRGYITGSGWSSYQKDGTVCGVRLPAGLQECQKLPEPIFTPSTKAEIGDHDENIDFDRSAALLEKDFPGRGVEYARTIRDGTLALYGKCAAYALSRGIIIADTKFEFGVDENGRVVLGDEMLTPDSSRFWPLAGYEPGHAQPSFDKQFARDWYKTHPGNDGTLPPDVVAKTIGKYKEAYKLLTGKEL